The Mytilus trossulus isolate FHL-02 chromosome 3, PNRI_Mtr1.1.1.hap1, whole genome shotgun sequence genome contains a region encoding:
- the LOC134711173 gene encoding histone H3.v1-like, whose protein sequence is MKVFVILCAFAACMFAAGESVPVVEPPAIDPPALEKNDSVVVPDAPAVAVEAPGDATEEVAPVTVEAPEEASEEEEGDASSEEQEEEEEEEEGDDGDEEEEEADEEEEEGEEEEEIEQEKESETSADNSDAVE, encoded by the exons ATGAAGGTTTTTGTGATTCTTTGTGCCTTTGCTGCTTGTATGTTTGCTGCCG GAGAATCTGTGCCTGTGGTTGAACCTCCTGCGATTGATCCTCCTGCATTGGAGAAAAATG attcCGTTGTGGTTCCGGACGCGCCAGCAGTAGCTGTGGAAGCTCCAGGAGATGCAACAGAAGAAG ttgCCCCTGTGACTGTGGAAGCGCCAGAAGAAGCAAGCGAAGAAGAAG AAGGTGACGCCAGCAGTGAAGAacaagaagaagaagaggaagaagaagaaggAGATGATGGAgatgaagaagaagaagaggcAGATGAGGAGGAAGAGGAAGGGGAAGAAGAAGAGGAAATAGAGCAAGAAAAAGAGAGTGAAACATCTGCTGATAATAGTGATGCAGTTGAATAA